The Plasmodium knowlesi strain H genome assembly, chromosome: 12 sequence aataaaatgatTCGCTCCAATCGGTACGATTATGTGTTCTTACATCGGGGAGGACAaacagaagaggaagagccATCTAGTCGAGTAGGTCCAAAGGGGGGATCGAATAAACGTAGTGCTCTCCCTCCTGAGGGAGAAACACACATGGATAGGAATAAACGGGTTAAGAAGGGGAACGGTGCAAACGTGGAGCAACATACAGAGGATGATAAGGTGAAGtatcaaaatgaaaacgaGGATGACGCGATTAGTACACTTGTCGAAGACCTAATCGCGCGAAAGAACCCCCAAATGTTACATCGAATAGAAATCGTTAGTGTCAGCTCATGTAgcaattttgtgaaaattaCCAGCGAATGTAGTAACGTGATTCTAATAGGAGGAACGTTGCAGCCGATAGAAGAGTTCCTCCTACTCTTCATGAgtcaaaaagggaagaaaaaatctgtAAAATTGTTCTTATCGGATTACATTTTCAAGGAGAGTAATGTGTTCTGCAGAATTATCAGTACCAACCTAGTGACTAACGAACCAATTGACAACACGTTTAAGAGTAGAGGTAAAAAGACACATCTCCTAAACTTAGCAATTCAGATTCACCTGCTCACAGTACATGTTCACTTCGGGAATattgttttcttttcgtcGTATAAATATTTAAGGGAGTTTTTCACCTTCCTGCAAAATGAAGGTCAGTACGTCTTAaccgaaatgaagaaaaaaaaaaaaatttttttcgaggagaaaaatggagataGCGATGTACTTAGGGATTACATGCAAAGCATCCAACAAATACGAGATCAGGGGGAGGATACTTGTGTAAAAAATGGTTGTgtccttttttgtgtaatGAATGCAAAGCTCAGTGAAGGGATTAACTTTTACGACGACTTTTGTCGAAACGTTTTGATTGTTggcattccctttttcaaaCATGAAAAGGGGGGCTCTTCTACCTCCACTGCGGATCTTACCCTGGATAAGAACTCCCTTCGTTTGGATTACTACCGAGCCTTCTCCGCTGATGTGGCACGAGGGGAAGAGGATGTAGCCCCATCCTCGTTGCAGTTAGGTAAGCGAAGTAGCGTTACCCTTTACGCAACGCAATGTCAGTACGTTTGGCTCTTTCACTGCGCCTGTAGGTACCGCTGTATTGCCGCCCCATTATGTGCCTCCCTATTGCCGCTTCCACGCAGGACACCTAATCAGCGACATGTGCAAAACGTACGAACTCAAGTCTGCTATGAAAATAGTAAACCAGTGCATAGGAAGAAGCCTGCGCCACGTGGACGActactcctccttcttcttcctagACTACCGGTTCGCCAACAAGGAATTTTCAGACCTCCTCCCGTCATTCATCGGAGCGCACTTGGCTTCTACAAAGAGTGATTCCACTTTGCAAGACCAACAAGGATGTACCTtcttggaggaaaaaacaaaaatgaaagaacttTTCGAAAATTTTAAGCGCCACTATTGTAGGGCCTTTCCCGATATCCCCTTCGCAGAGCACAATGAGACCCACTGGGAGAGTTTCGCGCGGGATGTCTTCCTTCTGCGTAAGTTTCACGCGGGGAGGTAACCCGCTGGGGGCACCTGTACAAATGTTGGAAAAGGTAAGACACACGCCAAacaggaacaaaaaaaaaaaaaaaaaaaaaaaaaaaaaatatgaacggaCAGGTAGCTAGCCATAAATTACAATTTAAAGCTACAAAAAGGGGGCATATTCACCTGCACGTTAATACATATTGCTGCTTTTTCTAAGCAATTTAtccaatgaaaaaaaaaaaaaaaaaaaaggttatttAATTTGCACAAATTTTAACCTGCACCGATTTTAACCCATCTAATAAACATTAGCTACaaaaacataaaacaaattcctttccttttcctttcaacggtggacagaaaaaaaaaagaaaaaagaaaaaagggacagTCACAGGAAGGGAGGGGAGGGTCACTGCAAGATGGGactacttttttcctttcccctgttCATCCACATCAACGTTGTCATTAATTACTCTCTTGATGGTCTCGTTCATTATGTTGATTCCTTGTTTGCTCTTTTCGCGTACCGTATTGATTATGGCCTAAAGggtgggcaaaaaaaaaaaaaaaaaaaaaaaaaaaaaaatggagcacaTCCAACAACAAATggggagggggaagaggaaggcgCCACAAATGGGGTCGTTATGCTCTACCCGTTCCAGAAAACTCTTCATGTAACTGAATCCGTTAATGTCCAACGTGGTGGTTTGCTTGTAGTGGGTTTGATTATCTGCAGGGGCAATATGAAGGATAAGTGAATTttgagaaagagaaaaaatatgggaAACTCCTTCACAGTCTCCTCTCCAAACAATTTTGTCGCAACCGGGCACACCTACCATCGTCGTCCTTCTGAAGGTACACACATTTTTCAGTCAAATTGACAAAGGGAGTAAGAGTGTAGTTAACTGTACTcattgttaattttttctccctcaggTTAATATCTATGTCTTCGATTCCTACGCCTCGACCGTCTATGTTAAGAAGATTGcctgtgtatatgtatatgcatgtgtgtgtggaggGGGGGGCATATGGGTTAGGAGATATCAATGTGCATACCGTTCGTTCCCCCGAACGTATTGATCCATTTGGGGTGAAGGATGATGGGGTAACTCACGGAAAAGCTTCGGAATGAAGTACTGCAGGTGGACGATCCTCCTCATCCTGAGCGTCTGCTCCTTCGTGTCGATGCATCTGTCAGTAACGTCAATGCTCTTTATGTGATTTTGCACGTTGTTCGGGTATTTTTGCAGGAAGGCAGACTGAGTATgtaggagaaggaggaaaatagaaaaaggaggtaTGTTGGGAAGGCAACCTTTTTACATAACGCCGGATGATAGTTACACCGTGGCGTCTCATCCTAGTGCACATTCTTTacacatcattttttttctcccgcAGTAAGCGCGGACAATCAAATTCTTAAAATGTACCACTCCCTTTCAAGCGTATTATTACCGTGACAGTTCCCCAGTCGTATTGATACATATGCTCCTGTTCAAAGAGTTTCATCTCGTTGCGCAGTGGAAGTGGCAGATGGGAAGAGAAGAGAGAATTAGCCGGTCAGGTGAGCGAACCCGTGAGGAGAATGCCTCCAAGGGATGCCacacaaatttaaaaaaataaaaaaggggaggccCCAGAGCAAGAGATTTACACGCAGGGAAAGTACAGTACATGCCAATGcccttttcttccacttAAAAAAGATACCACTTGGAACTGTCGCAATGAGAAGGGGGATAAAAGCTTGAAAAGGGGGCATACACTCACTTGTACCCTCATGGTGCATGCGCGTGTGCTCTCCTTTTACCCTTGCGCCGAAAATAAAGCATGGGAACGATGAAGGAACGAAACGTAGGAAAATATTCCACCCCGTGAAACAAACAACTTTGGCAAATTccgaagggggggaaatatcaccctttttttttgctttacaGCGATGTTGACttgcttcctcttttttttttttttttttttttcctacgttattttttctgcatttattttcctgcattttattatttgtgcgtgttttttcctttttttttttttttttttttttgtgcatttttttttttctgtgtttttTTCCGCGGTGTCTGCCAACGGGCATTGTTAACCATCACATACACGTCCACGCGGACATACCGACTAGTGGGGCCCTTCCCTACGTCCATAAAATAAAACCGTAAGTGGGCTCATGAAAGGATCTTTTTGTTCTCTCCCACGGGCGGACCCCCGCAATCACGTTGGAGGAAGTTGCCGACTCGGTCACAGTGCCGACTCCCTCTACCTTTTCGCACACTTTCCATCCGCGGTTgttctttccctccccctccttttttattttatttttattttttttttttattaacctgcctaaaaggggagaagtccttttttttttttgtttctagAGTATTGTTGTGATATGCTATGAGCAAGGCACACTCCGTGGGAGCTATTCACCTGCTTGGTAACCGCGTCGTCGTGGTATTCCCACTCCACCGGTGTAGTCTTCCTTCCTGCGACCCTCATGTGTTTAcgtttacccccccccctgacATGGTCAGTGgtgcttcacatttttttttttttttttttttttttcctttacgcAATACATACAGTCctttgggggaaaaaaaatttcctggGCCGTTCCCACATGGTTAAAATAGCTGAGCTCTGTCcatatgccttttttttgtttttttttttttttcaagcaaCTCAAAATTTGTAGTAACGACATTTTGTTCGCTCCGAGTCTTCCGTACCCTTTCGCCACACGATTGATGCAGCGTCTGCGTCTGGGACATCACAGCACACGACACTGGGGTAACCACACTGCGTCCAACTCCATactgagtttttttttttttccttcgcacACTGATTGCATATTGCTGGCATAGGCCAGAGCAAGTGTAACTCACTCGCGAGCGATcgtggcgaaaaaaaaaaaaaaaaaaaaaaaaaaaaaaaggcggaaaagagggaaaaaaatatgaacaattcataaaaaaaaagaaaaaaaatatgaacagttcataaaaaaaaaaaaaaaaaaggaataaaaaccAAAACGTAGATGAGGTGCAAAAAGAAACTGCAATGAAGCACCAAAGGAGTTGaacaaaattggaaaaaggacaaaactGACTCAAGGCGAAGTTGCGATTTGGagacccccccccccccaaaaaaaaaaaaggacccACAGTCGATCGAACATATAGAGGTCTCCTAAAACAAACGCATTTAAGAAACACTTTGAGTCATGCTTTCATAAAGATGAGCGCTTGGATGCTCAACCTACTGACAAACACAAAGTTCCACATCGACAGAGTCAAAGTAactttcctctttctttccAACCTGCTCCTTATTAACATTCCATTGAAAAATATccatgtgaaaaatatttccttcagATTCGATttcataaaaagaataattacatttttctttaaaaaaaaaaaacaaaaaaacaaagcaacatcatggaggaagaaggagatcCACGTCAAGTCCCTAAGTTGTACACTCGACTGGAATGAGTATGAAGAATACAACTTGGACCACAACATCTATGCGAGGTTATTACAACAATCTCCTGAAGAGAATATTGTTCATTCCATTTGGATTAAATTGCTACGCATTTTTTTGGATGCCATTTTTAAGCACTACTTTTTACGGGTAGGCAAGCTCTGTGTGAAGATTCGCTTCCGccatgcacacacacatggagaggtgtgtgtggggggtggTAATTGCCAGACGAAGGGGAGGACCACCTACCACTTGACTCTTTGCGATGTTTGCCTTTTTCTGAATCACTATGGAGGCACTAGGAATGAGAATGTTGGGAGAAACCAACACGAACAAATCATTCCGGGCAAATGGAAGGATGAACTGTCCGCTCCCCTCACGAGCCATCTTCGGTGCAGAAAAATTTACGtgcgaaaagaaaatgaacgaCCCAATATAATCCtggtaaaaaatgtttttttttttcttaacgaGAAGAGGATGTTTGTGTCCCTCTTCTACTTGAACGGTCAAGTGTGCGAATTGAAGGAGATTTTGTACAGATGGACGAGAAGGTACCCAGGGGATCACTTTGTAAAGGACTTGATAAAGCTTCTCCAAAGGAATAGTATACATCCCTCTATGTGGAACTTGttccagaaaaagaaatctAACAGTTCTTTTCCAATTTCGCCAAATTTAGGGGTCTCTATTGGCGCAgaacttttttcaaattttttttttctcctggaCACTCTCCTTGTTAAGCTTCATTTGGGGATCGATGCTGTTGTGTGCTCCAGGGGGCGAAAGTTGTTGTTTGAGACCCCCCCCGGGAATGCCAACTCACCCGGAGGTACAGACCCATGGGAAATGTTTTCCTTGTCGATAAAATCCCTCCTAACGTGGACAgacaaaaatgtaatttgCATTAATGTGAAAAAGGATGACAAGCTCCTTTGTGACATTCCTCTGGACCATCATCTTATGGATCATCTGGATGGTCATTTGGATGGTCATTTGGATGGTCATTTGGATGGTCGTCTGGACAAATACAACGGAGACGATGTCGAAGCGGTGCGTTGTAAAACCTTCCCTTTGAGTAAATGTAGACATAGAGAAAACTTCTTCATTCGGGAGGGGTCGAACAGGTACCGAGTCAGTCTAAACAACTCATGTGTAATAATTCACCCTGAGGAATTACTAACCCTACAGAGGAGGTTAATCTATCTCTTTGGGTTAGAATTAGGGTTACTGGTGGTAGGAAGTTCTGAGGAGAAGTTCACCGGAGAAATTGCCTCCACATCAGAGGATGCACCCCATCAGTGCAACTTCCCATCGGAAGAAATCATCATGTCACTTTTAAACATcaccatttttgtaaatccaCATTTGAATAAATCTCTCCTGTTGAGAGGTTTTCCATTTGAAAGATCTCGGGAAGAGGAGTTACCCTACGGAATGTCTACTCAGCAGAGAAAGGAAGGCCTACTCAAACTGGAGTTGCACGAAGTGATAAATTATGCAGGTACAGACAATCGGTCTGAGAGTAACGCGGGTGGAACATCAAACGCAGATCAGCAGAAGCATACACATGTAGCAAGGACACGTAAAGGAAGTCGaatttttcacctgaacaagGTCATACTAAAGTGGGTATATTATCAAGAAGGAATGCTTTACGAGTATTCCATAAGTGATCCCATGGATATCACCTTGAAGAGAGAGGAAAGATACAACAAGGGAAAACTCTCTTTAGTAACCATAGGCTATGTAGGAATGTCAACGTGGTATCTACTACCAGAACATATTATCTTTGTGCACGACTTGTACATGATATATTGTCTATACGGAAGGAAGAACCACTTGCCCCAGAGGAGCACATTAATGAAGAGAAACAAGAGAAGATGTGATGACACAAGCAGTAGCGTTATCCAATCGAGGAGATACATTATTCTGTTCCTTAAGAAATTCAAAATATATTGGTTCTGCATTTCACGCGATTTTGATATATATTGGAAAGTGTGCAGATACATGGTCCATGGAGATGTGAGACCACCAAGTGAGGTAACCAAGGAGACTCATCCTCTAGCAACCATCTGTACGACATGCAATCTTGTGTACCttctaaatttttcatcGAAGGGAGAATTGTCATGCATGAAGAGTAGGACCAATACTAGCCAATTCTACCTGAGCAACGTGGGCATACAGGTGAATGAACTTCGCAACCGATTGAATCAGGTGTGCGTCTTTAAGAGAGACAAGGTGAACAACCACAAAGTACGAAttcaaagggggaggagTGAACAGGCGCGCCAACCTAATAACTGCTACGACATCGTTATCCAGATTAGAGGTAAAAATGTCCACGTGGATATGCGTAATATCGCACGAGTGACTTTCTGCAGTTATGTTATGTACGAAGTGTACGCATCTATAATTAGGATGATCAACGGGGTGGACTGGGGGGGAGGCCTAAGGAGCCAACCAGGGGGAGAGTCATCGACAGGGTTATCACCAACAGGGTTACCACCGACAGGGTTATCACCAACAGGGTTACCACCGACAGGGTTATCACCGACAGGGTTACCACCGACAGGGTTACGACCGACATGGTTACCACCGACAGGGTTACCACTGGTAGGTTCACGTAGTCATATAGGAGCAGAgccaggggaaaaaacaaacaactCGTTCCACATCAGGATGAAGAAACGTCGTGGCAAGCGAAGTGTATATCATTTCCTGccaaggaaaagaaacacCACTCGGATGAGTGAATGTTGCCACGGAGAAGACTCTCCCAAGCAGTTCGACTCCAAAGAGGCGGAAGAGAAAGCTATGTCTGAGGGAGAGTCACCTAAGCAGACAATCCACTTTCATCAAAAAGGCATTAAGAAAGTAATCCAGCCAATGAGTAATAAGCGCAATCTGGTAAAGTACCAAGTGCAAGTAGACATTAGAAGCCAAGTAGCATTCGTGTCTGCCGACCAGGTGCACTCCTTGTATgagttacaaaaaattacaaatgaaGAATTCAAGAGAAGTGAATACACCTTATGCTTGACTGGACGGTTGTCTCTCCTCTACTTTGATCCCATCCAAAGGGAGAATATAGAGCGCTGCAAATTCATGAAGTTGCATTTGGATGCCCACCAAGTGAAGATCAGGAAGAGGACACATTCAAACAAAACTTTtaagtttttccattttgagaagCATCCCTCCCTTCAGGGGAATCCCCCCGTACCTCACGTCTTTTCCCAATCCTTCTATAAGCTTTTTCGCGCTGGAAAAAGGAGTCATCCTTTGGGAGATCGCTATTTCACCGTCTTGGCCACCGTGAGAAACGTCGACGAGGTGATGAACAAAGATATGATAAACTCGGAGAACAAAGTGGTGAAAGAAATGATGAATGACAGGGTGAATCGCCTCCCTCGAGGGGCCAGAAAGTACAACTCCGAAACGATAATCCGAGGAAGGGGTCTGCGGATGATTTACAAGACAAacgatttcttcttcttcctgaaCAGGTACCTTCTGACTGATGCATGCTACCTCTTCTCGGCAAAACGCGCTGCGGAGGAAGGGTCGGTCGGCTCTGCGGAAGGGTGTCGGCACGGTGACAGTGACTACTTGTACTTCCGCGAAGAAGAGGTGGCAGACCCGTTCACCCTCAGAAATAATCTTGCAAGGGAGATAAAATTTCAAAAGAAGGTtcccaaaaaagaaaagatgcaAACATGCAACAATGGGAAGGAATACTACTCCACGTACAAAATCAAACGAAGCGAATTGAAGTCTCTTCCAATCAGCCTGAACAAGTACCAACTAGTACTAAACAAAGTTATTCTCTTCGTTCCATCCATGGTGAACAACAGGAATTTCATAATTGCGCAAAATGACCTAGTCGTAAGAAACCACATtgagatgatgaagaaaaagaaaaaaattgaaattttcGACAAAGCACATGTCTACTTTTtaaatatgcatgtacattcTATGGATGGATCCCTTATCGGAAGAAATGTTAATGTGATGATAATGCACAACAGAAGCATATTGTCCAGACTAATCAAGCCATTCACTCTTTCAGTTTATGTCTCCGGCGTCGTGTGCATCTCCCCCAAGAGCTACAAACTATTGCAGGACATCATTCTCGAAAATATCTtaggaaataattttgaaaatatgcAGGGTAAGCATTACAAGGAAAAAGCTTCTTTCAATGGAAAAGAATTACGAGGAGAAATACCCAGTATGAAGGAGCTAAGTACCAGTCGAAGACGACGGATCAAAGATCTAGATGTCCGTCTGCACTTTTTGAACATACAGATCGAACTTCAAAATGACTACATGATCAGCAGAATGAATTGTATCTTTGGAAAATTCGTTTTTGCAAGAACGGTGAGATACGtaggggaggaaaatatgGTAACATACGTTAAGGGAATTGTACCCCTTGTGATGAACACGTTCTATCAATATCCTTACGACATTCTGATGTACCATAGGAAGTTGAACCCGAGGAAATATGCCAAATGGCTAGCTCGCATGAACCAGTCAGATGTAGAACAAGACTATGAATCATTCAATTCTGTCCTCAAGACAAAGTTAAGAAAATATGCACgcgtgaaaaagaaagaaaggagaaCTTTCC is a genomic window containing:
- a CDS encoding PRELI domain-containing protein, putative, which encodes MKLFEQEHMYQYDWGTVTSAFLQKYPNNVQNHIKSIDVTDRCIDTKEQTLRMRRIVHLQYFIPKLFRNLLNIDGRGVGIEDIDINLREKKLTMSTVNYTLTPFVNLTEKCVYLQKDDDDNQTHYKQTTTLDINGFSYMKSFLERAIINTVREKSKQGINIMNETIKRVINDNVDVDEQGKGKK